A DNA window from Oenanthe melanoleuca isolate GR-GAL-2019-014 chromosome 11, OMel1.0, whole genome shotgun sequence contains the following coding sequences:
- the HSD17B2 gene encoding 17-beta-hydroxysteroid dehydrogenase type 2, producing the protein MLSGSDTGIGHALAKYLDSLGFVVFAGVLDKDGPGAEELRRSCSHRLCVLQLDVTSTTQVQEAFLTVSEKLQNAGLWGVVNNAGILGFPADGELLPMSTYRHCMEVNFFGAVQVSKTFLPLLRKSQGRLVNMSSMAGGIPLPRYAAYGASKAALSMFSGVMRQELSKWGIKVMAIHPSGFRTGIEGTAEQWDQQEKELLENLPADTRQAYGEEYLLGLRNYLLHLPSLCAPDLSPVLGSVLHALLARSPQGLYTPGRGAYIPLCIFCCFPLWFYDFFISRMLSAASVPRELRTSGEEGKDL; encoded by the exons atgctttcagGAAGTGACACTGGGATTGGACATGCCCTGGCTAAGTACCTGGACAGCTTGGGCTTTGTTGTGTTTGCTGGGGTTCTGGACAAGGATGGCCctggggctgaggagctgcggcgcagctgctcccacaggctctgtgtcctgcagctggaTGTCACCAGCACCACTCAGGTCCAGGAGGCCTTCCTGACAGTCTCAGAGAAGCTGCAAAATGCAG GGCTCTGGGGTGTTGTGAACAATGCTGGAATCCTGGGCTTCCCTGCTGatggggagctgctccccatGAGCACCTACAGGCACTGCATGGAGGTGAATTTctttggggctgtgcaggtgtCCAAGACCTTCCTGCCACTGCTCAGGAAATCCCAGGGGAGGCTGGTGAACATGTCCAGCATGGCAG GAGGCATTCCACTACCCAGGTATGCTGCATATGGGGCATCCAAAGCAGCTCTGTCCATGTTCTCTGGAGTGATGAGGCAAGAGCTTTCCAAATGGGGCATTAAAGTCATGGCCATTCATCCATCAGGCTTCAGAACAG GTATCGAAGGCACAGCTGAGCAGTGGGatcagcaggagaaggagctgctggaaaacctCCCAGCAGACACCAGGCAGGCCTATGGAGAGGAGTatctgctggggctgaggaatTACCTCCTGCACCTGCCCTCCCTCTGTGCCCCTGACCTGTCCCCcgtgctgggctctgtcctgcatgctctgctggccaggagcccccagggGCTCTACACCCCTGGCAGGGGGGCTTACATCCCCCTCTGcatcttctgctgcttcccccTCTGGTTCTACGACTTCTTCATCAGCAGGATGCTGAGTGCTgcctctgtgcccagggagctgAGAACATCAGGAGAGGAAGGCAAGGACCTCTGA